A genomic segment from Actinoplanes sichuanensis encodes:
- a CDS encoding flagellar M-ring protein FliF C-terminal domain-containing protein, translated as MTVRHARAAFGGIAAAALAAVLVAAPAQAASVRVASAQAVSVGVASAQAVSVGVASAQAVSVRGAPVRAVAPVQSAPRLVTGNDTATAAFQDRLDTSLQRMLDTLVGPGHAVVTTAAELDFSQVESVSTTYTRDPSVGALTERLSSRVYTSGGGTRYESSSTERTNALNSVRESRRNAPGSVKKLNIAVLVDAAAGQNINLVQLRKLVSAAAGVDPARGDVVAVSAVPFPTTAAPTTSAAAADGGTLLSRYALPACGLSGLLLLGLLLALAGRRRSRHRAQMSLENDRLQQARAQLNRRAPIVVEAVTVTAAAVDSKPDTLGRQRTIQQLTSADPDRAAAVLRGWTTPGADGRP; from the coding sequence ATGACGGTCCGTCACGCGCGGGCCGCGTTCGGAGGCATCGCGGCCGCAGCTCTCGCGGCCGTCCTGGTGGCTGCCCCGGCCCAGGCTGCCTCGGTCCGGGTCGCCTCTGCGCAGGCTGTCTCGGTCGGGGTCGCCTCTGCGCAGGCTGTCTCGGTCGGGGTCGCCTCTGCGCAGGCTGTCTCGGTCAGGGGCGCCCCTGTGCGGGCGGTCGCGCCCGTGCAGTCGGCTCCCCGCCTCGTGACCGGAAACGACACGGCCACCGCGGCATTCCAGGACCGTCTCGACACCTCACTGCAGCGGATGCTGGACACGCTCGTCGGCCCCGGGCATGCCGTCGTCACCACTGCCGCCGAACTGGACTTCAGCCAGGTCGAGTCGGTCAGCACGACCTACACCCGGGATCCGTCTGTCGGCGCGTTGACCGAACGCCTCAGCAGCCGCGTCTACACCAGTGGTGGCGGTACTCGCTACGAGAGCAGCAGCACCGAACGGACCAATGCGCTGAACTCGGTCCGGGAATCCCGTCGCAACGCCCCCGGGTCCGTCAAGAAGCTGAACATCGCCGTTCTGGTCGACGCCGCCGCCGGCCAGAACATCAACCTGGTGCAACTGCGGAAACTGGTGAGCGCGGCGGCCGGCGTCGACCCTGCCCGCGGCGATGTGGTGGCCGTGTCCGCCGTGCCATTCCCGACGACCGCAGCGCCGACTACGTCCGCCGCGGCTGCCGACGGCGGCACGCTGCTCAGCCGCTACGCGCTGCCGGCCTGCGGGTTGAGCGGGCTGCTTCTCCTGGGCCTGCTTCTGGCCTTGGCCGGTCGGCGTCGAAGCCGGCACCGCGCCCAAATGTCGCTGGAGAACGACCGCCTGCAGCAGGCACGCGCCCAGCTGAACAGGCGGGCTCCGATCGTCGTCGAGGCCGTGACCGTCACCGCCGCAGCCGTGGACTCGAAGCCGGACACCCTCGGACGGCAACGCACCATCCAGCAGCTGACCAGTGCGGACCCGGACCGTGCCGCGGCAGTACTCCGAGGCTGGACTACCCCTGGAGCCGACGGCAGACCGTAG
- a CDS encoding GNAT family N-acetyltransferase: MTGIRLAEMTDEHADQVLDIYRLGIGTGDATFETEAPTWARFLAGKLPGHRFVALDESDRVAGWIGCGRVSERAAYAGVVEHSVYVHPDAGGRGIGRILLRTLIDSTEAAGIWTIQSGVFPENTPSLALHAACGFRVIGTRERVGRLHGRWRDVTLLERRSPVVT; this comes from the coding sequence ATGACCGGGATCCGACTGGCCGAGATGACCGACGAACACGCCGACCAGGTGCTCGACATCTACCGCCTGGGCATCGGCACGGGCGACGCGACGTTCGAGACCGAGGCGCCGACCTGGGCGAGGTTCCTCGCCGGCAAGCTGCCCGGTCACCGTTTCGTGGCACTCGACGAGTCCGACCGGGTCGCCGGTTGGATCGGCTGCGGACGGGTCTCCGAGCGCGCCGCGTACGCCGGGGTCGTCGAGCACTCCGTCTACGTACACCCGGATGCGGGCGGCCGGGGCATCGGCCGCATCCTGTTGCGGACCTTGATCGACTCCACCGAGGCGGCCGGGATCTGGACGATCCAATCGGGCGTCTTCCCGGAGAACACGCCGAGCCTCGCACTGCACGCGGCATGCGGTTTCCGGGTGATCGGCACCCGGGAGCGGGTCGGCCGTCTGCACGGCCGCTGGCGTGACGTGACCCTGCTGGAGCGCCGGAGTCCGGTCGTCACCTGA
- a CDS encoding STAS domain-containing protein, with protein MTASALDVTTTSDGTLVIHLRCLSADEDATELRRTLIHAIRHIRPSFLVLDLADVRELDPINLGALAAACNLGDDHQVTVFVDHISAPTAMRLTAAGVPTHRIRHIL; from the coding sequence ATGACCGCCAGCGCACTCGACGTCACCACCACCTCCGACGGAACCCTCGTCATCCACCTCCGCTGCCTGAGCGCCGACGAGGACGCGACCGAGCTGAGGCGGACCCTGATCCACGCCATCCGGCACATCCGCCCCTCGTTTCTGGTGCTGGATCTGGCCGACGTCCGCGAGTTGGACCCGATCAACCTGGGCGCCCTGGCCGCGGCCTGCAACCTCGGCGACGACCATCAGGTGACCGTCTTCGTCGACCACATCTCGGCGCCGACGGCGATGCGCCTGACCGCGGCGGGAGTACCCACCCACCGCATCCGCCACATCCTCTGA
- a CDS encoding pectate lyase family protein translates to MSTRRTVLSALSAGVLAAGGLAVATQAPVWAAESSPVGFASMNGGTSGGSSSTVVTVTTASALKSALSSSTSQTVRVSGLISISGMYSVASNKTVIGVGSGSGITGGGLNLSGVRNVIIRNMVFRNASDDSINVQSSTTNVWIDHNDLASGYDGLIDIKRGSDFITVSWNRLHNHDKSMLLGHSDDNASEDTGHLRVTYVHNWFEGTGQRHPRVRFANPVHVLNNYYSNIGSYGVASTENAGVYVERNYFENVATPTVTQTGDSDSGNLKVLNNYKVNSGTEQVRNGASVAAIPYSYTPEANSSVKATVTAGAGTGKI, encoded by the coding sequence ATGTCCACACGGAGAACCGTCCTCTCCGCCCTGTCCGCCGGCGTCCTGGCCGCGGGTGGACTCGCCGTCGCCACCCAGGCGCCGGTGTGGGCCGCCGAGTCCAGCCCGGTCGGCTTCGCCAGCATGAACGGCGGAACCAGTGGCGGCTCGTCGTCCACCGTGGTCACCGTGACCACCGCCTCGGCGCTCAAGTCGGCGCTGAGCTCGAGCACGTCGCAGACCGTCCGGGTGTCCGGCCTGATCTCGATCTCCGGCATGTACAGCGTCGCCTCCAACAAGACGGTCATCGGTGTCGGATCCGGTTCCGGCATCACCGGCGGCGGGCTCAACCTGTCCGGCGTACGCAACGTGATCATCCGCAACATGGTGTTCCGCAACGCCAGTGACGACTCGATCAACGTCCAGTCGTCGACCACGAACGTGTGGATCGACCACAACGACCTGGCCAGCGGCTACGACGGCCTGATCGACATCAAGCGCGGCTCGGACTTCATCACCGTCTCGTGGAACCGGCTGCACAACCACGACAAGTCGATGCTGCTCGGCCACAGCGACGACAACGCGTCCGAGGACACCGGGCACCTGCGGGTGACCTACGTGCACAACTGGTTCGAGGGCACCGGACAGCGCCACCCCCGGGTCCGGTTCGCGAACCCGGTGCACGTGCTGAACAACTACTACAGCAACATCGGGTCGTACGGCGTCGCCTCGACCGAGAACGCCGGCGTCTACGTCGAGCGCAACTACTTCGAGAACGTCGCTACCCCGACGGTCACCCAGACCGGTGACTCGGACTCCGGCAACCTGAAGGTCCTCAACAACTACAAGGTCAACTCGGGTACGGAGCAGGTCCGCAACGGCGCCAGCGTCGCGGCGATCCCCTACTCGTACACCCCGGAGGCCAACAGCTCGGTCAAGGCGACCGTCACCGCGGGCGCCGGCACCGGAAAGATCTGA